A genomic stretch from Lathyrus oleraceus cultivar Zhongwan6 chromosome 2, CAAS_Psat_ZW6_1.0, whole genome shotgun sequence includes:
- the LOC127120485 gene encoding uncharacterized protein LOC127120485, with the protein MRIRSKYKKPTALRCCDAGGRCSTLVFVLSLLGCLLLLQLYSHVHQTERHGGETHLRAFHRHPQFRELQEAEEENLHVPPPKGKRSPRAVKRRPKRTTTLIDEFLDENSQMRPVFFPGRKRAIDPMQAVANDKYQYYPGRMWLDTDGHPIQAHGGGILYDKNSKTYYWYGEYKDGPTYHAHKKGAARVDIIGVGCYSSKDLWTWKHEGVVLAAEETDETHDLHKSNVLERPKVIYNEKTEKYVMWMHIDDANYTKASVGVAISDTPDGPFDYLGSQRPHGYESRDMTVFKDDDGAAYIIYSSEDNSELHIGPLTEDYLNVTSLMRRVLVGQHREAPALFKHQGTYYMITSGCTGWAPNEALAHAAESIMGPWETMGNPCMGGNKMFRLTTFFAQSTFVLPIPGFPGMFIFMADRWNPADLRDSRYVWLPLIVAGPADEPLEYSFGFPWWSRVSIYWHRKWRLPQGCNPFQIM; encoded by the exons ATGAGGATCAGGAGCAAGTACAAGAAACCAACGGCTTTACGATGTTGCGATGCAGGGGGGAGATGTTCTACTTTGGTTTTTGTGTTGAGTTTGTTAGGGTGTCTTCTTTTGCTTCAATTATATTCCCATGTTCATCAGACGGAGAGACACGGTGGAGAGACTCATCTGCGTGCGTTTCATCGTCATCCGCAATTTCGTGAACTTCAAGAAGCGGAAGAGGAGAATCTTCATGTTCCGCCGCCGAAGGGAAAGAGGTCGCCTCGAGCAGTGAAGCGCAGACCGAAACGGACAACTACGTTGATTGATGAATTCTTGGATGAAAATTCCCAAATGAGACCTGTGTTTTTTCCCGGTCGGAAAAGAGCTATCGATCCAATGCAGGCGGTTGCGAATGATAAGTATCAGTACTACCCTGGGAGAATGTGGTTGGATACGGATGGTCATCCGATTCAAGCCCATGGAGGAGGCATTCTGTATGATAAAAACTCAAAGACATACTATTGGTATGGTGAATATAAAGATGGGCCTACCTACCATGCTCACAAGAAAGGAGCCGCTCGG GTGGACATTATTGGAGTTGGCTGTTATTCTTCCAAGGATTTATGGACCTGGAAGCACGAGGGGGTTGTATTGGCAGCAGAGGAAACAGACGAAACCCACGATCTGCACAAGTCTAACGTACTCGAGAGGCCAAAAGTGATTTACAATGAGAAGACTGAAAAGTATGTGATGTGGATGCACATCGATGATGCTAACTATACCAAAGCGTCTGTTGGTGTGGCAATCAGCGACACACCCGATGGTCCTTTTGATTACCTCGGTAGCCAAAGGCCACATGGATACGAAAGCAGGGATATGACAGTTTTCAAAGACGATGACGGCGCTGCATATATAATCTACTCCTCCGAAGACAACAGTGAACTGCACATCGGACCCCTAACCGAAGATTATCTCAACGTAACATCTCTCATGAGAAGGGTTCTTGTTGGACAGCACCGAGAAGCACCGGCTCTATTCAAGCATCAGGGTACATACTACATGATCACATCAGGTTGCACAGGTTGGGCCCCGAACGAGGCACTGGCTCATGCGGCAGAGTCAATAATGGGACCTTGGGAAACAATGGGAAACCCATGCATGGGAGGAAACAAAATGTTTAGACTAACAACATTCTTTGCTCAGAGTACTTTTGTGCTTCCTATTCCTGGTTTCCCTGGAATGTTCATCTTTATGGCAGATCGATGGAATCCGGCAGACTTAAGGGACTCGAGATATGTATGGCTGCCGTTGATAGTGGCGGGACCGGCGGATGAGCCTTTGGAATATAGTTTTGGATTTCCATGGTGGTCAAGAGTGTCCATCTATTGGCATAGAAAATGGAGATTGCCTCAAGGGTGTAACCCTTTTCAAATAATGTAG